Proteins encoded together in one Marinithermus hydrothermalis DSM 14884 window:
- a CDS encoding CPBP family intramembrane glutamic endopeptidase: protein MTAVRKALVWTFIASWTWAGLYYLAGGRLTSPTFPAFSLVYMWIPGLVALLLARQEGVRLGVWARPNRYWLLAWGLPIALSLLAILPSLAFAPYVGLEVIRALLPPEAAQVPDAFLWGALLVQSLLAGATVNLVFALGEELMWRGYLWERLKPLGFWRAALVIGVAWGLWHAPLILQGFNYPQHPGLGVVWMVAFTTLLTPWMLYLRERGGAILVAALFHGTLNASAGLSLVVVARTNDLTVGLLGLAGFFVLLAANLALRGLRPAEG from the coding sequence ATGACAGCGGTGCGTAAAGCGCTCGTGTGGACGTTCATAGCCTCATGGACCTGGGCGGGACTGTACTACCTGGCGGGGGGCCGGCTCACCAGCCCGACCTTCCCCGCCTTCAGCCTGGTGTACATGTGGATCCCCGGCCTCGTGGCCCTCCTCCTCGCGCGGCAGGAGGGGGTGCGCCTAGGGGTCTGGGCGCGCCCCAACCGGTACTGGCTACTGGCCTGGGGGCTTCCGATCGCGCTCAGCCTCCTCGCGATCTTACCGAGCCTGGCCTTCGCCCCGTACGTGGGCCTCGAGGTCATCCGGGCCCTCCTCCCCCCGGAGGCCGCGCAGGTTCCGGACGCGTTCTTATGGGGTGCGCTCCTCGTGCAAAGCCTGCTCGCTGGCGCCACGGTGAACCTGGTCTTCGCGTTGGGCGAGGAGTTGATGTGGCGGGGGTACCTGTGGGAACGCTTGAAGCCCCTCGGGTTCTGGCGGGCCGCGCTCGTGATCGGGGTGGCGTGGGGCCTTTGGCACGCGCCGCTGATTCTTCAAGGGTTTAACTACCCGCAGCACCCCGGGCTCGGCGTGGTGTGGATGGTCGCGTTCACCACGCTCCTCACCCCGTGGATGCTGTACCTGCGGGAGCGGGGCGGCGCGATCCTCGTTGCGGCGCTCTTTCACGGCACGCTGAACGCCAGCGCGGGGCTTTCGCTCGTCGTGGTGGCGCGCACGAACGATCTCACGGTCGGCCTGCTGGGCCTCGCGGGTTTTTTCGTGCTTCTCGCCGCGAACCTCGCGCTCAGGGGATTGCGCCCCGCTGAGGGGTGA